From a region of the Streptomyces venezuelae genome:
- a CDS encoding helix-turn-helix transcriptional regulator, with translation MAANAIDQTRRMLSLVTYLRERPGAHVADVARAFGITEDELISDLDVLPMCGTSFRGGDLLDIDTDGERIWWRNPDASGESTAEPLRLAADEATALLVAARAVATLPGLRESDRDALLRATAKLEAAAGEVAGASSRLSVTFESEGGVFADVDRAIAERRRLWLRYYSPARDELTERTVDPIRLFAVGHTYMEGWCHLSEARRTFRLDRVAEIRLLDERAEPPAIEPRDLSEGLVQPAAEDPEVVVEVEPGGRWVAEYYPHDSAEELAGGGLRITLRSPDPASLRRLALRLGREGRIVAPAELADSARRAAREALAGYGEQV, from the coding sequence ATGGCTGCCAACGCCATCGACCAGACCCGCCGGATGCTGTCCCTGGTGACCTACCTGCGCGAGCGCCCCGGTGCGCACGTCGCGGACGTGGCGCGCGCCTTCGGGATCACGGAGGACGAGCTGATCTCGGACCTCGACGTGCTGCCCATGTGCGGGACGAGTTTCCGGGGCGGGGACCTGCTCGACATCGACACCGACGGGGAGCGCATCTGGTGGCGCAATCCCGACGCGTCGGGGGAGTCCACCGCCGAGCCGCTGCGGCTGGCCGCCGACGAGGCGACCGCGCTGCTGGTGGCCGCGCGTGCGGTGGCCACCCTGCCCGGGCTGCGCGAGAGCGACCGGGACGCCCTGCTGCGGGCCACGGCCAAGCTGGAGGCGGCCGCGGGCGAGGTGGCCGGGGCCAGCTCCCGGCTGTCGGTGACCTTCGAGTCCGAGGGCGGGGTCTTCGCGGACGTCGACCGGGCCATCGCGGAGCGCCGTCGGCTGTGGCTGCGCTACTACTCGCCCGCCCGGGACGAGCTCACCGAGCGGACCGTCGACCCGATCCGGCTCTTCGCGGTGGGGCACACGTACATGGAGGGCTGGTGCCACCTCTCGGAGGCCCGGCGCACCTTCCGTCTCGACCGGGTCGCGGAGATCAGGCTGCTGGACGAGCGGGCCGAGCCGCCCGCCATCGAGCCGCGCGACCTGTCCGAGGGCCTGGTCCAGCCGGCCGCCGAGGACCCGGAGGTCGTGGTCGAGGTGGAGCCGGGCGGGCGCTGGGTCGCCGAGTACTACCCGCACGACAGCGCGGAGGAGCTGGCCGGGGGCGGTCTGCGGATCACCCTGCGCAGCCCGGACCCGGCCTCGCTGCGCCGACTGGCGCTGCGGCTGGGCCGTGAGGGCCGGATCGTCGCTCCGGCCGAGCTGGCGGACAGCGCGCGCCGCGCCGCCCGGGAGGCACTGGCGGGGTACGGGGAACAGGTCTGA
- the tatC gene encoding twin-arginine translocase subunit TatC: protein MLKSARKQEKKERQAKDAEGRMPLIEHLRELRNRLLKSVLAIVVITIVAAFFYREIINFLLKPMLDSVGCTDGVVTQRNGRPCADMTVNGLISAFSIALKVALMAGVVLSAPVWLYQLWAFAAPGLHSHEKKYARSFVAVGAPLFLTGAVIAYKILPQTATIMLEFTPDHARNLLPVDDYLDLVTRMVIVFGLAFELPLLLILLNFTGVLTGKRLAGWWRGMVLGITIFAAFATPTGDPPTMLALAVPIVALYFAALGICLLNDRRRRRNDPDADLSDDEASQLDLTPSPIGQLESVPAPGSLPGQDDGGRQRINGYDDAT from the coding sequence TTGCTCAAGTCTGCCCGCAAGCAGGAGAAGAAAGAACGACAGGCGAAGGACGCCGAAGGGCGCATGCCTCTCATCGAGCACCTGCGTGAGCTTCGAAACCGGCTGCTGAAGTCGGTCCTGGCGATCGTGGTGATCACGATCGTCGCCGCGTTCTTCTACCGGGAGATCATCAACTTCCTGTTGAAGCCGATGCTGGACTCCGTCGGCTGCACGGACGGTGTGGTGACCCAGCGCAACGGTCGTCCCTGCGCCGACATGACCGTGAACGGCCTGATCTCGGCGTTCTCGATCGCCCTGAAGGTCGCCCTGATGGCCGGTGTGGTGCTGTCCGCCCCGGTGTGGCTCTACCAGCTGTGGGCGTTCGCCGCGCCCGGGCTGCACAGTCACGAGAAGAAGTACGCGCGGAGCTTCGTCGCGGTCGGGGCGCCCCTGTTCCTGACCGGCGCGGTGATCGCGTACAAGATCCTCCCGCAGACCGCGACGATCATGCTGGAGTTCACCCCCGATCACGCGCGCAACCTGCTGCCGGTCGACGACTACCTCGACCTGGTCACCCGCATGGTGATCGTGTTCGGCCTGGCCTTCGAGCTGCCGCTGCTGCTGATCCTGCTGAACTTCACCGGTGTGCTCACCGGCAAGCGGCTGGCGGGCTGGTGGCGGGGCATGGTCCTCGGCATCACGATCTTCGCCGCCTTCGCGACGCCCACCGGCGACCCGCCGACGATGCTCGCGCTGGCCGTGCCCATCGTGGCCCTGTACTTCGCCGCCCTCGGCATCTGTCTCCTCAACGACCGCAGGCGCCGGCGCAACGACCCCGACGCGGATCTGAGCGACGACGAGGCCTCGCAGCTGGACCTCACCCCGTCGCCGATCGGCCAGCTGGAGTCCGTTCCGGCTCCCGGCTCCCTGCCCGGACAGGACGACGGCGGACGCCAGCGGATCAACGGTTACGACGACGCCACCTGA
- a CDS encoding MFS transporter, with protein sequence MAAGYAELLRTRYAARLLAGTLVGRLPNATAAIAIVLFTRAEGGSYSLAGALAAVYGVANAVGQPLLGRAVDLFGQPRVQLPAAVLSALGMAWLAFAGTGSAAAAYGAVVVGGFFVPPLEGGLRALWPSVLGGKEERVHAAYAMDAVAQEIMYTVGPLLVTVCVSLWDPAGALLVIHALGVLGALSVVVCEPSRRWRSEPREAHWLGALRSPGLRALLGAFFFVGMALGSITVAGVAYADDHGGQSVYGWLMAALGLGALVGGVLYGARQWAGAPERRLRWIVALLAVCYLPLMLVPGPVAMTALSALAGVFLAPALACAFIVVDRHAPVGTVTEAFSWLVTFFGVGAAIGTAAAGPAVELGGTAAGFGVASVAGGSALLVLMVTQRALGAGGRSRAVAGSAGGVSQAASDVPSGVPSAP encoded by the coding sequence GGCGGGCACGCTCGTCGGACGGCTGCCGAATGCCACCGCGGCGATCGCGATCGTGCTGTTCACGCGGGCCGAGGGGGGCAGCTACAGCCTTGCGGGCGCCCTCGCCGCGGTCTACGGCGTGGCGAACGCGGTGGGTCAGCCGCTGCTGGGCCGAGCCGTGGACCTGTTCGGGCAGCCGCGGGTGCAGTTGCCGGCCGCGGTGCTCTCGGCGCTGGGTATGGCGTGGCTCGCGTTCGCGGGGACCGGGTCGGCGGCGGCCGCGTACGGGGCCGTGGTGGTCGGCGGGTTCTTCGTGCCCCCGCTGGAGGGCGGACTGCGGGCGCTGTGGCCTTCGGTGCTCGGCGGCAAGGAGGAGCGGGTGCACGCCGCGTACGCGATGGACGCCGTGGCGCAGGAGATCATGTACACGGTCGGGCCGCTGCTCGTGACGGTGTGCGTGTCGCTGTGGGATCCGGCGGGGGCGTTGCTGGTGATCCATGCGCTCGGTGTTCTGGGGGCGCTGTCCGTGGTGGTCTGCGAGCCCTCGCGGAGGTGGCGTTCGGAGCCGCGCGAGGCGCACTGGCTGGGCGCGCTGCGTTCGCCGGGGCTGCGGGCGCTGCTGGGTGCGTTCTTCTTCGTGGGCATGGCGCTGGGTTCGATCACGGTGGCGGGTGTGGCGTACGCCGACGATCACGGGGGCCAGTCGGTGTACGGCTGGCTGATGGCGGCGCTGGGTCTGGGCGCGCTGGTGGGCGGGGTGCTGTACGGGGCGCGGCAGTGGGCGGGTGCGCCGGAGCGGCGGCTGCGGTGGATCGTGGCGCTGCTGGCCGTGTGCTATCTGCCGCTGATGCTGGTTCCGGGGCCGGTGGCCATGACGGCGTTGTCGGCGCTGGCGGGCGTGTTCCTGGCGCCCGCGCTGGCGTGTGCGTTCATCGTGGTGGACCGGCATGCTCCGGTGGGCACGGTGACGGAGGCGTTCTCGTGGCTGGTGACGTTCTTCGGGGTGGGTGCGGCGATCGGTACGGCGGCGGCGGGGCCTGCGGTGGAGCTGGGCGGTACGGCGGCGGGCTTCGGGGTGGCGAGTGTGGCGGGCGGTTCGGCGCTGCTGGTTCTGATGGTGACTCAGCGGGCGCTGGGGGCCGGCGGGCGCAGTCGTGCGGTGGCGGGTTCGGCCGGTGGTGTGTCGCAGGCGGCTTCTGACGTGCCGTCGGGGGTGCCGTCGGCGCCGTGA
- a CDS encoding FKBP-type peptidyl-prolyl cis-trans isomerase has protein sequence MRRLAGLLVVPLLLLTTAACGDDSGSDSAQMKNGAPAITKGAAFGETPTLSKGQGKPPKELKVVTVSEGTGQVLKKNDIAQVHYLGQVWDGKKPFDQNFGAPAPFDVTIGAGAVIKGWDQGLEGQKVGSRVELVIPPALGYGEQGSPGKIEPNATLVFVVDIVKGTTVPASAAGKEVAQDNKDLPKVGTNTDGQEVSVTVPKDTAEPAKLVSSYVLEGDGAVVKDTDNVVVKFNAKTWKDDKSFESTYKTDEAITWPLADLPVKGLKDGIAGKKVGSRILLVIPPDQAFGDKAQGTIPPNSTLVFSLDILAVV, from the coding sequence GTGCGCCGACTTGCCGGCCTGCTTGTCGTACCCCTGCTGCTGCTGACGACCGCAGCGTGTGGCGACGACAGCGGCTCCGACTCCGCCCAGATGAAGAACGGGGCCCCCGCGATCACCAAGGGTGCTGCCTTCGGGGAGACGCCCACCCTGTCGAAGGGGCAGGGCAAGCCGCCCAAGGAGCTCAAGGTGGTGACAGTCAGCGAGGGCACCGGGCAGGTGCTCAAGAAGAACGACATCGCGCAGGTCCACTACCTCGGCCAGGTGTGGGACGGCAAGAAGCCGTTCGACCAGAACTTCGGGGCGCCCGCGCCGTTCGACGTGACGATCGGTGCCGGCGCGGTCATCAAGGGCTGGGACCAGGGCCTGGAGGGTCAGAAGGTCGGCAGCCGTGTCGAGCTGGTGATCCCGCCGGCGCTCGGTTACGGGGAGCAGGGCTCGCCGGGGAAGATCGAGCCGAACGCGACGCTGGTCTTCGTGGTGGACATCGTCAAGGGCACGACCGTCCCGGCTTCGGCTGCGGGCAAGGAGGTCGCCCAGGACAACAAGGACCTGCCCAAGGTCGGTACGAACACGGACGGCCAGGAGGTCTCCGTGACCGTGCCCAAGGACACGGCCGAGCCCGCCAAGCTGGTCTCGTCGTACGTCCTGGAGGGTGACGGCGCGGTCGTGAAGGACACCGACAACGTCGTCGTCAAGTTCAACGCCAAGACGTGGAAGGACGACAAGTCCTTCGAGAGCACCTACAAGACCGACGAGGCGATCACCTGGCCGCTGGCCGACCTTCCGGTCAAGGGCCTGAAGGACGGTATCGCCGGCAAGAAGGTCGGCAGCCGCATCCTGCTGGTCATCCCGCCGGACCAGGCCTTCGGCGACAAGGCGCAGGGCACCATCCCGCCGAATTCGACGCTGGTCTTCAGCCTCGACATCCTCGCCGTGGTGTAA
- the tatA gene encoding Sec-independent protein translocase subunit TatA: MGNFRGWEILVIVGLIILLFGAKKLPDMARSLGKSARILKSEAKAMKKDGENDDVAPAPADQSAQPVAPRTIQAAPGDVSSSRPVGEPNRTTQG, encoded by the coding sequence ATGGGCAACTTCAGGGGTTGGGAAATCCTCGTCATCGTCGGACTGATCATCCTGCTGTTCGGCGCCAAGAAGCTCCCCGACATGGCCCGCTCCCTCGGCAAGTCGGCCCGCATCCTCAAGAGCGAGGCCAAGGCCATGAAGAAGGACGGGGAGAACGACGACGTCGCCCCCGCGCCCGCGGACCAGTCCGCGCAGCCCGTCGCCCCGCGTACCATCCAGGCCGCCCCGGGTGACGTCAGCAGCTCGCGTCCGGTCGGCGAGCCGAACCGCACCACCCAGGGCTGA
- a CDS encoding helix-turn-helix transcriptional regulator — MAIAKAERLMNLALCLLGTRRPLSKRELRGSIEAYMEAGNDESFNRMFERDKDDLRELGLVIETVENLDGETGYLARRDSNRLPPVSLDAEEAAALGLAAKVWQQARLAGAASGALQKLRAGGMPEAEDPYEGQHSAIEPRIPVHEAAFEPLMLACRDRRPVVFDYRKSTAARPETRQVEPWALECWRGHWYLAGYDRDRGAERVFRLSRITGKVRSRAAKYTAEVPDVVTVRETVASWAGESADRSALIRLRAGAGYPLRAKATAVREGGGGDGWDELEIPYGHGLDAWLVEFGPDVVVVGPADLRADVVDRLRAVAGA; from the coding sequence ATGGCGATTGCCAAGGCCGAGCGGCTGATGAATCTGGCGCTGTGTCTGCTGGGGACCCGCCGGCCGCTCAGCAAGCGGGAGTTGCGCGGTTCCATCGAGGCCTACATGGAGGCCGGCAACGACGAGTCCTTCAACCGCATGTTCGAGCGGGACAAGGACGACCTGCGTGAACTCGGCCTCGTCATCGAGACGGTGGAGAACCTGGACGGCGAGACCGGTTATCTGGCCCGCCGGGACAGCAACCGGCTGCCGCCCGTCTCGCTGGACGCCGAGGAGGCCGCCGCCCTGGGGCTGGCGGCCAAGGTCTGGCAGCAGGCGCGGCTGGCGGGTGCCGCCAGCGGGGCCCTGCAGAAGCTGCGCGCGGGCGGGATGCCGGAGGCGGAGGACCCGTACGAGGGTCAGCACAGCGCGATCGAGCCGCGCATCCCCGTTCACGAGGCGGCCTTCGAGCCGCTGATGCTGGCCTGCCGGGACCGCCGGCCGGTGGTGTTCGACTACCGCAAGTCCACCGCGGCCCGGCCCGAGACCCGGCAGGTGGAGCCCTGGGCGCTGGAGTGCTGGCGCGGGCACTGGTACCTGGCCGGTTACGACCGCGACCGCGGGGCGGAGCGGGTGTTCCGGCTCTCGCGGATCACCGGCAAGGTCCGCTCCCGGGCCGCGAAGTACACGGCCGAGGTGCCCGACGTGGTGACCGTGCGGGAGACCGTGGCGAGCTGGGCCGGGGAGAGCGCGGACCGCAGCGCGCTGATCCGGCTGCGGGCCGGGGCGGGCTATCCGCTGCGGGCCAAGGCCACCGCGGTGCGCGAGGGCGGGGGCGGGGACGGCTGGGACGAGCTGGAGATCCCGTACGGGCACGGGCTGGACGCCTGGCTGGTGGAGTTCGGTCCCGACGTGGTCGTGGTCGGTCCCGCCGACCTGCGGGCCGACGTGGTGGACCGGCTGAGGGCCGTGGCCGGGGCCTGA
- a CDS encoding diacylglycerol kinase, whose protein sequence is MSHEVTLFVNPTAGRGRGAHAAQPAASAVRAAGFSVRTVVGADAPDALARLTAAVREGTGAVVAVGGDGMVSLALQALAGTPVPLGVVAVGTGNDFARATGLPVREPERAGRMAAEAIKENRIREIDLGRVGGADCEQWFGTVLCSGFDSRVNDRGNRMRLPVGRFKYDLAMIAELAAFRPFPYRITLDDGPVIETEATLVAVGNGSSYGGGMRICADAVPDDGLFDVTVVGDCSRTTLLTVFPQVYKGRHLGHPKVTVHRARKITLEAAGLSAYADGEPLGVLPVTAECVPRAVRLLT, encoded by the coding sequence ATGAGTCACGAGGTCACCCTCTTCGTCAATCCCACCGCCGGGCGCGGCCGGGGCGCGCACGCCGCGCAGCCGGCCGCTTCGGCTGTCCGGGCGGCCGGTTTTTCCGTCCGGACCGTCGTGGGCGCCGACGCGCCGGACGCGCTGGCCCGGCTGACGGCCGCCGTGCGGGAGGGCACCGGCGCGGTGGTCGCGGTGGGCGGCGACGGGATGGTCTCCCTGGCGCTCCAGGCCCTGGCGGGGACGCCGGTGCCGCTCGGGGTGGTCGCGGTGGGCACCGGCAACGATTTCGCGCGCGCCACGGGGCTGCCCGTACGGGAGCCCGAGCGGGCCGGGCGGATGGCCGCCGAAGCGATCAAGGAGAACCGGATCCGGGAGATCGACCTGGGCCGGGTGGGCGGCGCCGACTGCGAGCAGTGGTTCGGGACGGTGCTCTGCTCCGGCTTCGACTCGCGGGTCAACGACCGCGGCAACCGGATGCGGCTGCCGGTGGGCCGCTTCAAGTACGACCTGGCGATGATCGCGGAGCTGGCCGCCTTCCGGCCGTTCCCGTACCGGATCACCCTGGACGACGGGCCGGTGATCGAGACCGAGGCCACGCTGGTGGCCGTCGGCAACGGATCCTCCTACGGCGGGGGCATGCGCATCTGCGCGGACGCCGTCCCCGACGACGGACTCTTCGACGTCACGGTCGTCGGCGACTGCAGCCGGACCACCCTGCTCACGGTGTTCCCGCAGGTCTACAAGGGCCGCCACCTCGGCCATCCGAAGGTGACCGTGCACCGGGCCAGGAAGATCACCCTGGAGGCGGCGGGCCTGAGCGCCTACGCGGACGGCGAGCCGCTGGGAGTGCTGCCCGTGACCGCCGAATGCGTTCCCCGGGCCGTCCGGCTGCTCACTTAA
- the pafA gene encoding Pup--protein ligase gives MDRRIFGLENEYGVTCTFRGQRRLSPDEVARYLFRRVVSWGRSSNVFLRNGARLYLDVGSHPEYATPECDNVTELVTHDKAGERILEGLLVDAERRLHEEGIAGDVYLFKNNTDSAGNSYGCHENYLVARHGEFSRLADILIPFLVTRQLICGAGKVLQTPRGAVYCVSQRAEHIWEGVSSATTRSRPIINTRDEPHADAERYRRLHVIVGDSNMSETTMLLKVGATDLVLRMIEAGTVMRDLTLENPIRAIREVSHDITGQRKVRLASGREASALEIQREYYDKAVDFAERRGIRTGVVDQVLELWGRTLDAIDAEDLDRIGTEIDWVMKYQLIERYRAKHNMTMSNPRVAQIDLAYHDIHRRRGLYYLLERKGQAARICNDLKIFEGKSVPPQTTRARLRGDFIRRAQEQRRDFTVDWVHLKLNDQAQRTVLCKDPFRSVDDRVEKLIAGM, from the coding sequence ATGGACCGCCGCATTTTCGGGCTGGAGAACGAGTACGGCGTCACGTGCACGTTCAGGGGACAGCGCCGACTGTCTCCTGACGAAGTGGCGCGCTACCTCTTCCGCCGTGTTGTGTCATGGGGCCGCAGCAGCAATGTCTTCCTGCGGAACGGCGCCCGCCTGTACCTCGACGTGGGTTCGCATCCGGAATATGCAACTCCCGAATGCGACAACGTGACCGAGCTGGTCACTCACGACAAAGCAGGCGAGCGCATTCTCGAAGGTCTGCTCGTCGACGCCGAACGCCGCCTGCACGAGGAGGGAATCGCGGGCGACGTCTATCTCTTCAAGAACAACACCGACTCGGCGGGCAACTCGTACGGCTGCCACGAGAACTACCTGGTGGCCCGGCACGGGGAATTCTCCCGCCTGGCGGACATCCTCATTCCGTTCCTTGTCACGCGGCAGCTGATCTGTGGTGCCGGCAAGGTGCTGCAGACGCCGCGGGGTGCGGTCTACTGCGTGAGCCAGCGGGCGGAGCACATCTGGGAGGGTGTCAGCTCTGCCACGACCCGCTCGCGGCCGATCATCAACACCCGGGACGAGCCGCACGCGGACGCCGAGCGCTATCGCAGGCTGCACGTCATCGTGGGTGACTCGAACATGTCCGAGACGACCATGCTGCTCAAGGTCGGGGCCACCGACCTGGTGCTGCGCATGATCGAGGCGGGCACGGTGATGCGGGACCTGACCCTGGAGAACCCGATCCGGGCGATCCGTGAGGTCAGTCACGACATCACGGGTCAGCGCAAGGTGCGTCTGGCGAGCGGCCGGGAGGCCTCGGCGCTGGAGATCCAGCGGGAGTACTACGACAAGGCGGTGGACTTCGCCGAGCGCCGGGGGATCCGGACCGGTGTGGTGGACCAGGTGCTGGAGCTGTGGGGTCGCACGCTCGACGCGATCGACGCGGAGGACCTGGACCGGATCGGGACCGAGATCGACTGGGTCATGAAGTACCAGCTGATCGAGCGGTACCGGGCCAAGCACAACATGACCATGTCGAACCCGCGGGTGGCTCAGATAGACCTCGCGTACCACGACATCCACCGTCGGCGCGGGCTGTACTACCTGCTGGAGCGCAAGGGGCAGGCGGCGCGGATCTGCAACGACCTGAAGATCTTCGAGGGCAAGTCGGTGCCTCCGCAGACGACGCGGGCGCGGCTGCGCGGGGACTTCATCCGCCGGGCGCAGGAGCAGCGGCGGGACTTCACGGTCGACTGGGTGCACCTGAAGCTCAACGACCAGGCGCAGCGGACGGTGCTGTGCAAGGACCCGTTCCGGTCGGTGGACGACCGGGTGGAGAAGCTGATCGCGGGTATGTAG
- a CDS encoding FKBP-type peptidyl-prolyl cis-trans isomerase has protein sequence MRRSSVSDLQKPEIDFPGGEAPKDLVIEDVWEGDGAEAKKGDRVSVHYVGVAFSTGEEFDASWNRGSALQFQLGVGQVIAGWDQGVQGMKVGGRRKLVIPAHLAYGDRGAGGAIAPGETLIFVCDLMQVG, from the coding sequence ATGAGGAGAAGTTCCGTGAGTGACCTTCAGAAGCCCGAGATCGACTTCCCCGGTGGCGAGGCCCCGAAGGACCTTGTGATCGAGGACGTCTGGGAGGGCGACGGCGCCGAGGCCAAGAAGGGCGACCGGGTCTCCGTCCACTACGTGGGTGTGGCCTTCTCCACCGGTGAGGAGTTCGACGCTTCCTGGAACCGCGGCTCCGCGCTGCAGTTCCAGCTCGGTGTCGGTCAGGTCATCGCCGGCTGGGACCAGGGTGTCCAGGGCATGAAGGTCGGCGGCCGCCGCAAGCTGGTCATCCCCGCCCACCTCGCCTACGGCGACCGTGGTGCGGGCGGTGCGATCGCCCCGGGCGAGACGCTGATCTTCGTCTGCGACCTGATGCAGGTCGGCTGA